A genomic window from Leishmania major strain Friedlin complete genome, chromosome 18 includes:
- the NH gene encoding nonspecific nucleoside hydrolase: protein MPRKIILDCDPGIDDAVAIFLAHGNPEIELLAITTVVGNQSLEKVTQNARLVADVAGIVGVPVAAGCTKPLVRGVRNASHIHGETGMGNVSYPPEFKTKLDGRHAVQLIIDLIMSHEPKTITLVPTGGLTNIAMAVRLEPRIVDRVKEVVLMGGGYHTGNASPVAEFNVFIDPEAAHIVFNESWNVTMVGLDLTHQALATPAVQKRVREVGTKPAAFMLQILDFYTKVYEKEHDTYGKVHDPCAVAYVIDPTVMTTERVPVDIELNGALTTGMTVADFRYPRPKNCRTQVAVKLDFDKFWCLVIDALERIGDPQ, encoded by the coding sequence ATGCCGCGCAAGATTATTCTCGACTGTGATCCCGGGATCGATGATGCCGTGGCCATCTTTCTCGCCCACGGCAACCCGGAGATCGAGCTGCTGGCCATTACGACGGTGGTGGGCAACCAGAGCCTGGAGAAGGTGACCCAGAACGCGCGGCTGGTAGCTGACGTAGCTGGCATCGTTGGTGTGCCCGTCGCGGCTGGCTGCACCAAGCCCCTCGTACGCGGTGTGCGGAATGCCTCTCATATTCACGGCGAAACCGGCATGGGTAATGTCTCCTACCCACCAGAGTTCAAGACAAAGTTGGACGGCCGCCATGCAGTGCAGCTGATCATCGACCTTATCATGTCGCACGAGCCCAAGACGATCACGCTTGTGCCTACGGGTGGACTGACGAACATTGCGATGGCTGTCCGTCTTGAGCCGCGCATCGTGGACCGTGTGAAGGAGGTGGTTCTGATGGGTGGCGGCTACCATACTGGTAATGCTTCCCCTGTCGCGGAGTTCAACGTCTTCATCGAcccggaggcggcgcacattGTGTTCAACGAGAGCTGGAACGTAACAATGGTGGGACTGGACCTGACGCACCAGGCCCTCGCCACGCCGGCGGTCCAGAAGCGGGTGAGGGAGGTGGGCACGAAGCCGGCTGCCTTCATGCTGCAGATTTTGGACTTTTACACGAAGGTGTACGAAAAGGAGCACGACACGTACGGGAAGGTGCACGATCCGTGCGCTGTGGCGTACGTGATTGACCCCACCGTGATGACGACGGAGCGAGTGCCTGTGGACATCGAGCTCAATGGGGCACTGACGACTGGGATGACGGTCGCGGACTTCCGCTACCCGCGGCCAAAGAACTGCCGCACGCAGGTGGCTGTGAAGCTGGACTTCGACAAGTTTTGGTGCCTCGTGATTGACGCACTCGAGCGCATCGGCGATCCTCAgtga